One segment of Vibrio orientalis CIP 102891 = ATCC 33934 DNA contains the following:
- a CDS encoding cadherin domain-containing protein yields MNAKSLAPLMLSNTTVVIDINGEIRQLLPGEVPGPGEVIVVVGQGATAATEEAPADFGFEAQLVGDGGDNFSLDLDNEIASIIEQIEEGVDPTQNEDFATAAGGQDGSSLTGSGDIERTGAETLAETEFDTAGLESQGLSETQSLALLEVIAQTIFVGDDDLQAFETDIPLILNGSVEAVDTDTPTFVVQDNVAGDYGTFFLNSDGSWTYVADSAYNELNVGDSLVDVFPIESADGTVGSVTVTINGTNDLPQFVATDEFAQGDGEVSSFAFEDGVYSFDFEENSAAGTIVGQVEATDPDNQVLVFSISSNVENEGGEALFAIDSETGEISLTAAGAESFANDFEALSNVHNLVVTVTEGDGIGEPQSVDVDVVLTEINVNEPPVFEPPVGGGDDYVFAYPENSEVGAVVGSVSASDPEDTIVSYSLDFTSDPTLDGLFSIDSEGTIRLTEAGAATFTNDFEWGDDNTHGITVIATDATGLSTEIDVVLNEGDVNEAPTSNEPDGGYVFEYAENSDTGTLLGTVSASDVDDGDTLTYSITTNVEVDGLPLYRIDENSGEIYLTDKGVDVFTNDFETDPNLHNIVVTATDSGGLPATINVTLQETDVNEAPTSNEPDGGYVFEYAENSDTGTLLGTVSASDVDEGDTLTYTITTNVEVDGLPLYRIDENSGEIYLTDKGVDVFTNNFEADPNLHNIVVTATDSGGLPATINVTLQETDVNEAPTSNEPDGGYVFEYAENSDTGTLLGTVSASDVDEGDTLTYTITTNVEVDGLPLYRIDENSGEIYLTDKGVDVFTNNFEADPNLHNIVVTATDSGGLPATINVTLQETDVNEAPTSNEPDGGYVFEYAENSDTGTLLGTVSASDVDEGDTLTYTITTNVEVDGLPLYRIDENSGEIYLTDKGVDVFTNNFEADPNLHNIVVTATDSGGLPATINVTLQETDVNEAPTSNEPDGGYVFEYAENSDTGTLLGTVSASDVDDGDTLTYSITTNVEVDGLPLYRIDETSGEIYLTDKGVDVFTNDFETDPNLHNIVVTATDSGGLPATINVTLQETDVNEVPVFNEPDGGYEFSYNENSTDAHVIGTVSATDEDVGDVVTYSISTNIAFGGEDLFEIDSESGAISLTTAGVSAFTNNFESLPNEHIITVAATDGELTTYVDVDLSELDVNELPVTEDFNVDAGDAIIVPIIFDSDDESLDHISDEDDDFNGIELNIMITSLPQYGTLLYTDDFGETRVVTEADLHVLGEEIDPSKLFDPDNFTYVPGVGDEFEMGHSGDPADIVLGEDGFYNWGEYVSDTERVITLENGNTIGVSITDNNDKPLKQYTGGPAHVGWGIGDTDGNGMNKQETLHINLSNNPLGVVVFGLDGMGGAFNTNSNVYVEVTYTLADGTTHVEQYQKDEGDTGNDQILYEFSYSSPDNPIVSMELTGSGGNWELRYLSGTEDITEDVTFDYVAVDSELAISNESTVTIDVDESPEYEVLSAELGDSLDADLGNQMMLGDENANIFTWLDSTLDNGTDVVDNFELGNDLIDVRGILEEDDNVIVGDLIDSISAVVDGDNVVMTVTDEGREQTIILEGVTSAFEDAGLIADNTITNELEMLTQILKTDAA; encoded by the coding sequence ATGAATGCTAAGAGTTTAGCGCCGTTAATGCTAAGTAATACAACCGTAGTAATCGACATCAATGGGGAGATTAGGCAGCTCCTACCCGGGGAAGTTCCAGGACCCGGTGAAGTCATAGTGGTTGTCGGTCAAGGTGCGACAGCGGCGACGGAAGAAGCTCCTGCTGATTTTGGATTCGAAGCACAGCTAGTTGGAGACGGAGGAGATAATTTTTCTCTCGATCTAGACAACGAAATTGCATCAATCATTGAGCAAATTGAAGAAGGTGTCGACCCGACCCAAAATGAAGACTTTGCAACCGCCGCCGGTGGACAGGACGGTTCAAGCCTTACGGGCTCGGGTGATATTGAGCGTACAGGTGCGGAAACTCTAGCAGAAACTGAATTTGATACAGCAGGCCTAGAGTCTCAGGGGCTGTCTGAAACACAAAGTCTCGCCTTGCTTGAGGTAATTGCACAGACCATTTTTGTTGGAGATGACGATCTTCAAGCCTTCGAGACGGACATTCCTCTCATCCTCAATGGCTCTGTAGAAGCGGTTGATACAGATACACCGACATTTGTCGTACAAGATAATGTTGCTGGTGACTATGGCACGTTCTTTCTAAATTCCGACGGTAGCTGGACATATGTAGCTGATAGCGCATATAACGAATTAAATGTTGGCGATTCTTTAGTCGATGTTTTCCCGATCGAATCTGCTGATGGAACGGTGGGTAGTGTCACCGTTACGATAAATGGTACCAATGACTTGCCTCAATTTGTGGCGACAGATGAGTTTGCACAGGGTGATGGAGAGGTATCTAGCTTTGCCTTTGAAGATGGGGTGTACAGCTTTGATTTTGAAGAAAATAGTGCTGCTGGAACAATAGTCGGGCAGGTTGAAGCGACAGACCCAGATAATCAAGTGCTTGTTTTTTCAATCTCCAGCAATGTTGAGAACGAAGGCGGTGAAGCGTTATTTGCTATTGACTCGGAGACAGGTGAAATCTCACTGACGGCTGCGGGAGCAGAGTCGTTTGCCAATGACTTTGAGGCGCTAAGCAATGTTCATAATTTGGTGGTGACTGTCACAGAGGGCGATGGAATAGGAGAACCACAATCGGTTGATGTAGATGTGGTGTTAACAGAGATAAATGTCAATGAACCACCAGTCTTTGAGCCACCAGTAGGCGGTGGTGATGATTATGTCTTTGCCTATCCAGAAAATAGTGAAGTGGGTGCGGTGGTAGGTTCTGTTAGTGCATCAGACCCCGAAGATACCATCGTTAGCTACAGCTTAGACTTTACCAGTGACCCAACATTAGATGGTTTGTTCTCTATTGATTCTGAAGGCACGATTCGTTTGACCGAAGCAGGTGCAGCGACCTTCACCAATGACTTTGAATGGGGGGACGATAATACGCATGGTATTACGGTCATTGCGACAGATGCGACGGGGTTGAGCACTGAAATTGATGTGGTACTTAATGAAGGGGATGTCAACGAAGCGCCTACGTCCAATGAGCCAGACGGCGGCTATGTGTTTGAGTACGCAGAAAACAGCGATACTGGAACCTTGCTGGGCACAGTGTCAGCATCCGATGTGGATGATGGTGATACGCTTACTTACAGCATTACTACCAATGTGGAAGTGGACGGCTTACCACTCTACCGGATTGATGAAAACTCTGGCGAAATCTATCTGACAGACAAAGGGGTCGATGTCTTTACTAACGATTTTGAAACCGATCCTAATTTGCACAACATCGTGGTGACCGCAACGGACAGTGGAGGTTTACCCGCAACCATCAATGTGACGCTACAAGAAACCGACGTCAACGAAGCGCCTACGTCCAATGAGCCAGATGGCGGCTATGTGTTTGAGTACGCAGAAAACAGCGATACTGGAACCTTACTAGGCACAGTGTCAGCATCCGATGTCGATGAAGGTGATACACTTACTTACACGATTACTACCAATGTGGAAGTGGACGGCTTACCACTCTATCGGATTGATGAAAACTCTGGCGAAATCTATCTGACCGACAAAGGGGTTGATGTCTTTACTAATAACTTTGAAGCCGATCCTAATTTGCACAACATCGTGGTGACCGCAACGGACAGTGGAGGTTTACCCGCAACCATCAATGTGACGCTACAAGAAACCGACGTCAACGAAGCGCCTACGTCCAATGAGCCAGATGGCGGCTATGTGTTTGAGTACGCAGAAAACAGCGATACTGGAACCTTACTAGGCACAGTGTCAGCATCCGATGTCGATGAAGGTGATACACTTACTTACACGATTACTACCAATGTGGAAGTGGACGGCTTACCACTCTATCGGATTGATGAAAACTCTGGCGAAATCTATCTGACCGACAAAGGGGTTGATGTCTTTACTAATAACTTTGAAGCCGATCCTAATTTGCACAACATCGTGGTGACCGCAACGGACAGTGGTGGTTTACCCGCAACCATCAATGTGACGCTACAAGAAACCGACGTCAACGAAGCGCCTACGTCCAATGAGCCAGATGGCGGCTATGTGTTTGAGTACGCAGAAAACAGCGATACTGGAACCTTACTAGGCACAGTGTCAGCATCCGATGTCGATGAAGGTGATACACTTACTTACACGATTACTACCAATGTGGAAGTGGACGGCTTACCACTCTATCGGATTGATGAAAACTCTGGCGAAATCTATCTGACCGACAAAGGGGTTGATGTCTTTACTAATAACTTTGAAGCCGATCCTAATTTGCACAACATCGTGGTGACCGCAACGGACAGTGGTGGTTTACCCGCAACCATCAATGTGACGCTACAAGAAACCGACGTCAATGAAGCGCCAACCTCAAATGAGCCTGATGGCGGCTATGTGTTTGAGTACGCGGAAAACAGCGATACTGGAACCTTGCTGGGCACAGTGTCAGCATCTGATGTGGATGATGGCGATACACTTACTTACAGCATTACTACCAATGTGGAAGTGGACGGTTTGCCACTCTATCGAATAGATGAAACCTCTGGTGAAATCTATCTGACAGACAAGGGCGTCGATGTCTTTACTAACGACTTCGAAACTGATCCGAATTTGCACAACATCGTGGTGACCGCAACGGACAGTGGTGGTTTACCCGCAACCATCAATGTGACGCTACAAGAAACCGACGTCAATGAAGTACCAGTGTTTAATGAGCCAGATGGTGGTTATGAATTTAGTTACAACGAGAACTCAACTGACGCACACGTGATTGGAACTGTGAGTGCAACAGATGAAGACGTTGGCGATGTGGTCACGTACAGTATCAGTACAAATATTGCATTTGGAGGGGAAGATTTATTTGAAATAGACAGTGAAAGCGGTGCTATTTCACTCACAACGGCGGGTGTTTCTGCGTTTACCAACAATTTCGAATCTCTTCCTAATGAGCATATCATCACGGTCGCAGCAACAGATGGTGAACTGACCACGTATGTGGACGTGGACCTATCAGAATTGGATGTGAATGAGCTACCCGTTACCGAAGACTTTAATGTTGATGCGGGTGACGCGATTATTGTTCCAATCATCTTCGACTCTGATGATGAATCTTTAGACCATATTTCAGATGAAGATGACGACTTTAATGGCATTGAACTCAACATCATGATTACCTCTTTACCTCAATATGGCACCTTGCTGTATACCGATGACTTTGGGGAAACACGTGTTGTTACTGAAGCTGACTTGCATGTCCTTGGGGAAGAAATCGATCCAAGCAAACTGTTTGATCCTGATAACTTTACCTATGTTCCTGGTGTCGGCGATGAATTTGAAATGGGTCATAGTGGGGATCCTGCCGATATCGTTCTTGGAGAAGATGGGTTCTACAACTGGGGTGAGTACGTCAGTGATACTGAAAGAGTCATTACGTTAGAAAACGGAAATACCATTGGTGTCAGTATTACGGATAACAATGACAAGCCACTTAAACAATACACAGGCGGTCCCGCCCACGTTGGTTGGGGTATTGGTGATACCGACGGTAATGGTATGAACAAGCAAGAGACGTTGCATATCAATCTTAGCAATAACCCGCTTGGTGTGGTTGTGTTTGGCTTAGATGGTATGGGTGGGGCGTTTAATACCAATAGTAACGTCTATGTCGAGGTCACCTATACCTTAGCGGATGGTACAACACATGTTGAGCAGTACCAGAAAGATGAAGGTGATACTGGTAACGATCAGATTCTCTACGAGTTCAGTTATTCATCACCCGACAACCCAATTGTATCGATGGAGCTAACTGGCAGTGGTGGTAACTGGGAGCTGCGCTACCTATCAGGTACCGAAGATATAACTGAGGATGTTACATTTGACTATGTCGCGGTCGATTCAGAATTAGCTATCAGTAACGAGTCAACAGTGACAATCGATGTTGACGAGTCACCTGAATATGAAGTGCTTTCGGCTGAACTAGGTGATTCGCTTGACGCAGATTTGGGCAACCAAATGATGCTAGGCGATGAAAATGCCAATATCTTCACTTGGTTGGACTCTACATTGGATAACGGTACTGATGTGGTTGACAACTTCGAGTTAGGGAACGATCTCATCGACGTACGAGGAATTCTTGAAGAAGATGATAACGTCATTGTTGGTGATTTGATTGATTCAATCTCAGCGGTCGTTGATGGCGACAATGTTGTGATGACGGTAACGGATGAAGGTAGGGAGCAAACGATAATTCTTGAAGGTGTAACTAGTGCATTTGAGGACGCAGGTTTAATTGCTGATAACACCATTACCAACGAGTTAGAGATGTTGACTCAGATACTTAAAACCGACGCCGCATAA